Proteins encoded within one genomic window of Bacillota bacterium:
- a CDS encoding formate C-acetyltransferase/glycerol dehydratase family glycyl radical enzyme, which produces MAGVDSLHRLAALKQRLFDIPQICTERARLVTESYKETENLHPAMRVAKAFEHVLSNKALPIGDSELIVGSLGAHPKGVPLYPEFGVRFLEREIDEFDKRPFDKYLVSPDDKSILRNEVIPYWKGRSREDRSIAFASDLLPDEVKPAWDPDSFAIKPVIYAGYRKASGDGHVVVDYERVLNVGMKGLLDEAERALSGTHLGTHEGPSRRLFLRAVITCLKAAIAFSKRYSNEASRLAAREHEPERRKELEAIAAVCERVPEHPARSFHEALQATWFAHMLLWMESNGHSVGLGRMDQYLYPYYKADMESGKLTSERVLELLGCFFVKVCEIKKIRPWPETQYKSGYPTFQAITVGGQTAEGRDATNELSYAILDVTAQMRLPEPVVVVRVHEGSPHEFLMKAGEALVKHGGGLPSFFGDRAIIGAMTDAGIPLDDARNHAIIACSEPVVPGKHVSHTGSSTYLNLPKILEMSLNGGVDPATKLGLHPVQGSLGDFESFDEVFAAFREQLSYYAAFVPALNNITSYLDTIYYPSPYTSSLLAFRIEMGKDMSEGGGPNETNTIVQGHGLPNVANALYALKKQVFDDKALTAAAVHQALLSDFAGPDGERIRQILYKSSKYGNDQEDVDSMAAQVAKVFTEEVRRHDPPWRGGVFGVSFQGLTANVPEGRATGATPDGRRAGEALADNLSPQAGTDVNGPTAVTLSVSKIDQSRCLNGNLLNLKFHPTAVAGEGLSKLIALIKTYLVDLSGWQVQFNIVSADKLKAAQAEPDLYRDLIVKVAGYSAQFISLDRALQDQIIQRTEHLT; this is translated from the coding sequence TTGGCCGGGGTTGATAGTCTTCATCGCCTAGCAGCCCTGAAACAACGTCTCTTTGACATTCCACAAATCTGTACAGAACGTGCAAGACTTGTAACAGAAAGCTACAAGGAGACCGAGAACCTACATCCGGCGATGCGCGTCGCCAAGGCATTTGAGCATGTGCTGTCCAATAAGGCTCTCCCCATCGGCGACAGCGAGCTCATCGTCGGGAGTCTCGGAGCCCACCCGAAAGGAGTGCCTCTCTACCCCGAATTCGGAGTGAGATTCCTGGAACGGGAGATCGACGAATTCGATAAGCGGCCGTTCGACAAGTACCTCGTAAGTCCTGATGATAAGAGCATTCTCAGAAACGAGGTCATACCCTACTGGAAGGGCCGGTCGCGCGAGGACCGGTCGATAGCGTTTGCGTCTGATCTACTGCCCGATGAAGTGAAACCTGCATGGGACCCTGATTCCTTCGCCATCAAGCCCGTGATCTATGCTGGCTACAGGAAGGCTTCCGGAGACGGCCACGTGGTGGTGGACTATGAGCGGGTACTGAACGTTGGCATGAAAGGTCTACTTGATGAGGCCGAGCGCGCTCTGTCCGGGACCCACCTCGGGACCCACGAGGGTCCCTCGCGCCGTCTATTCCTTAGGGCAGTGATCACGTGCCTCAAGGCGGCAATAGCGTTCTCCAAGCGCTACTCCAACGAGGCGTCCAGGCTTGCCGCACGAGAGCACGAGCCGGAGCGGCGCAAGGAGCTTGAGGCCATCGCGGCTGTATGCGAAAGGGTCCCTGAACACCCTGCCCGGTCTTTCCATGAAGCCTTGCAGGCGACATGGTTCGCGCACATGCTTCTTTGGATGGAGAGCAATGGTCACTCCGTCGGCCTTGGGAGGATGGACCAGTACCTGTACCCCTACTACAAGGCGGATATGGAATCCGGGAAACTCACATCCGAACGGGTTCTTGAGTTACTAGGCTGTTTCTTCGTCAAAGTCTGCGAGATCAAAAAGATCCGCCCGTGGCCCGAGACCCAGTACAAGTCCGGCTACCCGACGTTTCAGGCTATAACTGTGGGGGGCCAGACTGCCGAAGGACGGGACGCCACCAATGAACTCAGCTACGCCATTCTCGATGTGACGGCGCAAATGCGGCTTCCTGAGCCTGTTGTTGTGGTAAGGGTCCATGAGGGCTCCCCGCACGAATTCCTCATGAAGGCCGGCGAAGCCTTGGTGAAACACGGGGGAGGCCTACCATCGTTCTTTGGGGACAGAGCTATCATCGGGGCCATGACCGATGCAGGCATCCCTCTGGACGATGCGCGAAACCACGCCATAATCGCATGTTCCGAACCCGTGGTACCTGGGAAACACGTCAGCCATACTGGCTCCAGCACCTACCTCAATCTTCCTAAGATCCTCGAGATGAGCTTGAACGGCGGCGTAGACCCAGCGACTAAGCTAGGCCTACATCCGGTCCAAGGCAGCCTCGGCGACTTCGAGTCCTTCGATGAGGTCTTTGCCGCATTCCGAGAACAACTAAGCTACTACGCTGCATTCGTGCCTGCGCTTAACAACATCACCTCTTACCTCGACACTATATACTACCCATCGCCCTACACGTCGTCGCTTCTCGCATTCAGGATCGAGATGGGCAAGGACATGAGCGAAGGAGGGGGACCGAATGAAACGAACACGATCGTCCAGGGCCACGGTCTCCCGAATGTGGCGAATGCTCTCTACGCCTTGAAGAAGCAGGTGTTCGACGATAAGGCTCTGACAGCCGCGGCGGTTCACCAGGCCCTCTTAAGTGACTTCGCTGGACCCGACGGCGAACGGATCCGCCAGATTCTCTACAAGTCCTCCAAGTACGGAAATGACCAGGAAGACGTCGACTCTATGGCCGCCCAAGTAGCTAAGGTATTCACTGAGGAGGTGAGGCGACACGACCCGCCGTGGAGGGGAGGTGTATTCGGCGTCTCATTCCAGGGGCTTACCGCTAATGTGCCCGAAGGGCGCGCGACGGGCGCCACCCCGGACGGAAGACGGGCGGGCGAGGCTCTGGCCGACAACCTCTCTCCGCAGGCCGGAACTGACGTGAATGGTCCCACTGCTGTTACACTATCCGTAAGCAAGATCGATCAATCCCGCTGTCTTAACGGAAACCTTCTCAATCTCAAGTTCCACCCCACCGCAGTCGCTGGAGAAGGGCTGTCCAAACTCATAGCCCTAATAAAGACCTACCTTGTAGACCTCTCAGGGTGGCAGGTTCAGTTCAACATAGTCTCCGCGGATAAGCTAAAAGCTGCACAGGCTGAGCCTGACCTGTACAGGGATCTCATCGTCAAGGTAGCGGGCTACAGCGCCCAGTTCATCTCGCTCGACCGTGCCTTGCAGGACCAGATAATCCAAAGAACTGAGCATTTGACCTAG
- a CDS encoding FadR family transcriptional regulator has product MSNGPDFFQPVRTSFKYEAVADQLASLIASGKLRSGDTLGPEEELAAQFGVSRSSIREALRHLQAKGLVQSNGGVRTVADTSRPMAEFLDSSLLLGQGTILELLEVRRILEIENAGLAARRATPDDIALMARAVGEMEGGLESSRVYVDADLDFHMAICNATKNSVMTTMVRAIRDVITDALEITYQIPGSAAKSLLQHRLILEAIQRGDAEEARKLMAEHLAKIEKEVREAGAKLPSGSRRRR; this is encoded by the coding sequence GTGAGTAACGGACCTGACTTCTTCCAGCCTGTGAGGACATCTTTCAAGTACGAGGCTGTCGCAGATCAGCTCGCGAGTCTCATTGCGTCCGGAAAGCTCAGATCCGGCGATACGCTCGGGCCGGAGGAAGAGCTCGCGGCACAGTTCGGGGTCAGCCGGTCGTCCATCCGGGAAGCGCTCAGACATCTACAGGCCAAGGGTCTAGTCCAGTCGAACGGTGGAGTCCGAACTGTAGCGGATACCAGTCGGCCTATGGCCGAGTTCCTCGATTCATCGCTTTTACTGGGCCAAGGCACTATCCTTGAACTGCTTGAGGTCAGGCGCATTCTTGAGATCGAGAATGCGGGTCTGGCGGCAAGACGCGCTACCCCCGACGATATCGCCCTCATGGCGAGAGCTGTGGGAGAGATGGAAGGCGGGCTAGAATCTAGCAGGGTGTACGTAGACGCGGACCTCGACTTCCATATGGCCATCTGCAACGCTACCAAGAACAGTGTAATGACAACCATGGTGCGTGCCATACGCGACGTAATTACTGACGCGCTTGAAATCACCTATCAGATACCTGGAAGCGCCGCGAAATCGCTTCTGCAGCACAGGCTGATTCTTGAAGCTATTCAGAGGGGGGACGCAGAGGAAGCGCGCAAGCTAATGGCTGAACACTTGGCCAAGATCGAAAAAGAGGTGAGGGAGGCCGGCGCGAAGCTGCCTTCCGGGTCACGAAGGAGGCGGTAG